In one Echinicola marina genomic region, the following are encoded:
- a CDS encoding DEAD/DEAH box helicase, translated as MSDSPQSFENFKINKQLLEAVREAGYTKPTPIQEKAIPLALAGQDILGIAQTGTGKTAAYVLPILMKVKYAQGMHPRALILAPTRELVMQIEQAIIELGKYTDLRYVCLYGGIGPTAQIEKIEEGVDIVVATPGRFMDIYSKGKIFVREIKTMVLDEADKMMDMGFMPQIRAILEVIPVKRQNLLFSATFSDRVEKISEEFLEFPERIEIALQATTADTVAQTKYLVPNLKTKINLLDHLLQNEEIKRVIVFTKSRKNAEAVYQYLERKKHGEIRVIHANKGQNTRINSVEDFKSGDVRILVATDVASRGLDISMVSHVVNFDVPLIYEDYVHRVGRTGRAEQEGEAFTFVNPAEEYHFDKIEEIIRMEVPVSEIPSEVKITETPFAEKQAYAREIDSQMKKENPDFKGAFHEKKPRGNKNPHYNPEKKKVRGNKNSKAKKNRNQMKKKSKGKR; from the coding sequence ATGTCTGATAGCCCGCAGTCTTTTGAGAATTTTAAAATAAACAAACAGCTTTTGGAAGCTGTAAGGGAGGCTGGCTATACCAAGCCAACGCCCATTCAGGAAAAGGCCATTCCGCTGGCTTTGGCTGGACAGGATATATTGGGAATAGCCCAAACGGGAACGGGTAAGACTGCGGCCTATGTTTTGCCTATCTTGATGAAGGTAAAATATGCCCAAGGGATGCATCCCCGTGCTTTGATTTTAGCGCCAACCAGAGAGCTGGTCATGCAGATAGAACAGGCCATTATCGAATTGGGGAAATACACAGATTTAAGGTATGTCTGTCTATATGGCGGTATTGGTCCGACAGCCCAGATAGAGAAGATCGAGGAAGGTGTGGATATTGTGGTGGCTACTCCGGGAAGGTTTATGGATATCTATAGCAAAGGAAAAATCTTTGTCAGAGAGATCAAGACCATGGTACTGGATGAGGCGGATAAGATGATGGATATGGGTTTTATGCCTCAGATTAGGGCGATTTTGGAGGTGATTCCTGTGAAGCGCCAAAATCTGCTTTTCTCGGCTACTTTTTCAGATCGGGTGGAAAAGATTTCCGAAGAGTTTCTTGAGTTTCCTGAAAGAATTGAAATTGCTCTTCAAGCTACTACTGCAGACACAGTTGCTCAGACCAAATATCTGGTGCCTAACCTAAAAACCAAGATCAATCTTTTGGACCATTTGTTACAAAATGAAGAGATCAAAAGGGTGATTGTGTTTACCAAGTCTAGGAAAAATGCGGAGGCAGTTTATCAGTATTTGGAAAGGAAGAAGCATGGTGAAATCAGGGTGATCCATGCCAATAAAGGTCAGAACACCAGAATCAACTCTGTGGAGGACTTCAAGTCTGGTGATGTAAGAATTTTGGTGGCCACAGATGTGGCTTCTCGAGGTTTGGATATCAGTATGGTAAGCCATGTGGTGAATTTTGATGTGCCGCTGATTTATGAAGATTATGTGCATAGGGTAGGTCGTACAGGAAGGGCCGAGCAGGAAGGAGAAGCCTTTACCTTTGTCAATCCAGCAGAAGAATATCATTTTGATAAGATTGAAGAAATCATCCGGATGGAGGTTCCGGTGTCTGAAATTCCTTCTGAGGTGAAAATTACCGAAACGCCTTTTGCAGAGAAGCAGGCCTACGCTAGGGAGATTGACAGCCAAATGAAAAAGGAGAACCCGGACTTCAAAGGGGCCTTCCATGAGAAAAAGCCAAGAGGAAATAAAAACCCGCACTATAATCCCGAGAAGAAAAAGGTTCGTGGCAATAAAAACAGCAAGGCCAAGAAGAATAGGAATCAGATGAAAAAGAAAAGCAAGGGTAAAAGATAA
- a CDS encoding dihydroorotase, with protein sequence MTKSILITDANIVNEGKITRGDVFIKDGLIYSVGGDLKEFEADITIDAEGKYLLPGLIDDQVHFREPGLTHKAEIYTEAKAAVAGGITSFMEMPNTVPQSTTLELLEEKYKIASEKSLANYSFYLGATNDNLDEILKADPEEICGIKVFQGSSTGNMLVDNQETLENIFEKCKMLIATHSENDDIIKANMDKYLEEYGEDIPVKYHPKIRSAEACYDASKRVVDLARKHGTKLHILHISTAKEVSLFDNTIPLKEKRITAEACVHHLWFTEADYDEKGTLIKWNPAVKTVEDRDEILKGVLDDRIDVIATDHAPHTLEEKDNVYTKAPSGGPLVQHNLVALLEMYHQGKISLEQIVQKTSHNVAILFEIEKRGYIRPGYFADLVLVDLNDPWEVKKDNILSKCGWAPFEGHTFKSKVSHTIVSGHLAYENGTFHEEKTGKRLKFSRK encoded by the coding sequence ATGACGAAGAGTATTTTAATCACAGATGCAAATATAGTAAATGAAGGTAAGATTACCCGTGGAGATGTCTTCATCAAAGATGGATTGATATATTCCGTAGGGGGAGACCTAAAGGAATTTGAAGCGGACATCACTATAGATGCCGAAGGAAAATACTTATTACCTGGCTTGATTGATGACCAAGTTCACTTTAGAGAACCAGGACTCACCCATAAGGCTGAAATCTACACTGAAGCCAAAGCGGCAGTCGCAGGAGGCATCACTTCTTTTATGGAAATGCCCAACACGGTACCCCAATCTACCACTTTGGAGCTCCTCGAGGAAAAATATAAAATCGCTTCAGAAAAATCACTGGCCAATTACTCCTTTTACCTCGGTGCCACCAATGATAATTTGGATGAAATATTGAAAGCCGATCCAGAAGAAATATGCGGTATCAAAGTATTCCAAGGTTCTTCCACTGGAAATATGCTAGTAGATAACCAAGAAACCCTTGAAAACATTTTCGAAAAATGTAAAATGCTCATTGCCACCCACAGTGAGAATGATGATATCATCAAGGCCAATATGGACAAATACCTTGAAGAGTATGGAGAGGATATTCCCGTCAAATACCATCCTAAGATCCGTTCCGCAGAAGCCTGCTATGATGCTTCCAAACGCGTTGTAGACTTAGCCAGGAAACATGGCACCAAACTACATATTCTCCATATCAGTACGGCCAAAGAAGTTTCGCTTTTTGATAATACCATTCCCTTAAAGGAAAAAAGAATCACTGCAGAAGCATGTGTGCACCACCTTTGGTTTACAGAAGCTGATTATGATGAAAAAGGCACCTTAATCAAATGGAATCCAGCAGTAAAAACTGTCGAGGACCGCGATGAGATTTTAAAGGGAGTATTGGATGATCGAATTGATGTCATAGCTACTGACCACGCCCCTCATACTTTGGAAGAAAAAGACAATGTATATACCAAAGCCCCATCGGGAGGTCCATTGGTACAACATAACTTAGTAGCACTTCTAGAAATGTATCATCAAGGAAAAATCAGCTTGGAACAGATTGTACAGAAAACCAGCCATAATGTAGCCATCCTTTTCGAAATAGAAAAAAGAGGCTATATCAGACCAGGCTATTTTGCCGATTTGGTATTGGTAGATCTTAACGATCCATGGGAGGTCAAAAAAGACAATATTCTTTCCAAATGTGGCTGGGCACCCTTTGAGGGCCATACTTTCAAATCAAAAGTCTCACACACAATTGTTTCCGGACACTTAGCGTACGAAAACGGGACATTTCATGAAGAGAAAACAGGGAAAAGGCTGAAATTTTCCAGAAAATAA
- a CDS encoding amylo-alpha-1,6-glucosidase gives MSYIHFDKTELINLNYSLEKETIRSNRSGCYTSTTIIGCNTRKYHGLLVAPQPQIDSQLHVLLSTIHETVIQHGASFNLGISKYPGIYSPRGHKYLEDYSSEPIPKLTYRVGGVVLQKEIILDTTVDRMMIKYTLLDAHSPTTLRLSPFLAFRGYHSLSKANTYVNKKYLKVDSGVQFKLYEAYSPLSLQISKENEFVPAPDWYYDIEYIREKERGYEFKEDLYLPGFFEFNIKKGEAVIFSAGLEEADPTLLEEAFDRELKRRTPRDNFENCLKNSAGQFISRRGGETRVIAGYPWFGWWGRDTFIALPGLTLTQGDSGTFLEVMKTMSKDVKGALFPNVGSGVTTNMNTLDAPLWYFWAWQQYEQYTGDRETITKNYLTVLKGIIEGLIQGTEFNIKVQDNGLLHGGQKGIALTWMDAVTSDGPVTPRIGCPVEINSLWYNALCYYHELTGDKEIENLAQKVKESFLDEFWLEDKGYLADVINNGTKDWSIRPNMVFATSLPFSPLKDTQKAEVLEVIKLNLLTTRGLRTLAPNDPSYKGYYQGNQYQRDNAYHQGTVWPWLLGHFVEGYLKIHRKAGKNMIEKLIKGFDDTMSQYGVGTIAEIYDGDPPHRPKGAISQAWSVGELLRIMYLIKQY, from the coding sequence ATGAGCTACATCCATTTCGACAAAACGGAATTAATCAACCTTAATTATTCCTTAGAAAAAGAGACCATCAGGTCCAATCGTTCAGGCTGCTATACTAGCACAACAATCATCGGATGTAACACAAGGAAGTATCACGGATTATTGGTTGCCCCCCAGCCACAAATCGACAGCCAGCTCCATGTACTACTATCGACCATCCATGAAACCGTCATCCAACATGGTGCTAGTTTCAACCTGGGCATCAGCAAGTACCCGGGCATTTACTCCCCTAGGGGGCACAAATACCTAGAAGACTATAGCTCAGAGCCTATCCCCAAACTTACTTACCGAGTAGGCGGTGTTGTTTTGCAAAAGGAAATCATCTTGGATACCACCGTGGACAGAATGATGATCAAGTACACATTGTTGGACGCCCACTCTCCCACCACTTTGCGACTTAGCCCTTTCTTGGCTTTTAGAGGTTATCATTCCCTCTCCAAAGCCAACACCTATGTCAACAAAAAATACCTAAAAGTAGACAGTGGGGTACAATTCAAACTTTATGAAGCATACTCTCCACTTTCCCTGCAAATTTCAAAGGAAAATGAATTTGTCCCTGCACCGGACTGGTATTATGATATAGAGTATATCCGGGAAAAAGAAAGAGGCTATGAGTTTAAAGAAGACTTATACCTCCCTGGTTTTTTTGAATTCAATATCAAAAAAGGAGAAGCTGTTATATTCTCAGCTGGACTAGAGGAAGCCGACCCCACATTATTGGAGGAAGCTTTCGACAGAGAACTCAAACGACGAACCCCTAGGGACAATTTTGAAAACTGCCTAAAAAACTCAGCTGGCCAATTCATTTCCCGCAGAGGTGGCGAGACGAGAGTTATAGCTGGCTACCCTTGGTTTGGGTGGTGGGGCCGCGATACTTTTATCGCACTACCCGGGCTCACCCTAACTCAAGGAGATTCCGGAACTTTCCTCGAGGTCATGAAGACCATGTCCAAGGATGTAAAGGGCGCACTTTTCCCCAATGTCGGCAGCGGTGTCACCACTAATATGAACACACTCGACGCACCTCTTTGGTATTTCTGGGCCTGGCAGCAGTATGAACAATATACCGGCGATCGTGAAACCATCACAAAAAACTACCTTACTGTACTGAAAGGTATTATAGAAGGACTAATCCAAGGCACGGAATTCAACATTAAGGTCCAAGACAATGGACTGCTACATGGCGGGCAAAAGGGAATAGCCCTGACCTGGATGGACGCAGTCACCTCAGACGGACCTGTCACCCCAAGAATAGGCTGCCCTGTAGAGATCAACAGCCTCTGGTACAATGCCCTTTGTTATTATCATGAACTAACCGGAGACAAGGAGATTGAAAACCTGGCCCAAAAAGTAAAGGAATCATTTTTAGATGAATTCTGGTTAGAGGATAAAGGCTACCTCGCTGACGTAATCAATAACGGCACAAAAGATTGGTCAATAAGACCAAACATGGTCTTTGCCACTTCACTTCCTTTCAGTCCCTTGAAGGACACACAAAAAGCTGAAGTACTGGAAGTCATCAAACTCAATCTTTTGACCACACGTGGACTACGGACATTAGCCCCCAATGACCCATCCTATAAGGGATATTACCAGGGAAACCAGTACCAAAGAGACAATGCTTATCACCAAGGTACTGTATGGCCATGGCTATTGGGACACTTTGTAGAAGGATACCTGAAAATCCACCGCAAAGCTGGAAAAAACATGATCGAAAAACTAATCAAGGGTTTTGATGACACCATGTCCCAATACGGTGTAGGCACCATTGCCGAAATATACGATGGCGACCCACCACATCGACCAAAGGGAGCCATATCGCAGGCCTGGAGTGTAGGAGAACTACTGCGTATAATGTATTTAATTAAACAATACTAA
- a CDS encoding glycosyltransferase family 4 protein produces MKVLMFGWEFPPHISGGLGTACYGLLKGMSKFNHEIIFVVPKLWGDEDPLADFVSASDVEIDYREKRFKEIWKNLTYLEVSSFLIPYLGLEEYARFTDKSLHDGTDVDESIFSNKFTFSGKYGKDLIMEVSRYALTAAQIAKNKEHDIIHAHDWLSFPAGIAAKEISGKPLVVHVHATEFDRSGENVNERVYEIEKSGMEAADKIIAVSHLTKRTIVTKYGIPESKVEVIHNAVLDVSIIKSNARKKVPEKIVTFLGRITFQKGPEYFIEAANKVLKKDDNVRFVMAGSGDLLNRMIDRVAELRIGTKFHFTGFLKGKEVDQMFAISDVYVMPSVSEPFGISPLEAVRHNTPVIISKQSGVAEVLTNAIKIDFWDIDAMADAIFALLHYQGISNMFRSCGTEELKKMKWEHVAEKIFALYDQTLTVTNP; encoded by the coding sequence ATGAAAGTATTAATGTTTGGATGGGAATTTCCACCACATATATCGGGTGGACTCGGCACAGCCTGCTATGGATTACTGAAAGGGATGTCCAAATTTAATCATGAGATTATTTTTGTCGTACCCAAATTATGGGGAGACGAAGATCCACTTGCTGATTTTGTAAGCGCCAGCGATGTCGAAATAGATTATCGTGAAAAACGATTTAAAGAAATATGGAAAAACCTGACCTACCTAGAAGTCAGTTCCTTCCTGATACCCTATTTAGGACTGGAAGAATATGCCAGGTTCACAGATAAATCCCTACACGATGGGACTGATGTAGATGAAAGTATTTTTTCCAATAAATTTACCTTTAGCGGAAAATACGGCAAAGACTTGATCATGGAGGTTTCCCGCTATGCCCTTACAGCAGCGCAGATAGCCAAAAACAAAGAACACGATATCATTCACGCCCACGATTGGCTCTCGTTCCCTGCCGGTATAGCAGCCAAGGAAATCAGCGGCAAACCATTGGTAGTCCATGTACATGCCACTGAATTTGATCGGTCAGGAGAAAATGTCAACGAAAGGGTTTATGAAATAGAAAAATCAGGGATGGAAGCTGCTGACAAAATCATCGCAGTCAGCCACCTGACTAAAAGAACCATCGTCACCAAATATGGCATTCCTGAAAGCAAGGTGGAAGTCATCCACAATGCCGTATTGGATGTCAGCATCATTAAAAGCAATGCCCGGAAAAAAGTCCCAGAAAAAATCGTCACCTTCTTGGGCAGAATCACCTTCCAAAAAGGTCCCGAATACTTCATTGAAGCAGCCAATAAAGTGCTTAAAAAGGATGATAATGTCAGATTTGTCATGGCAGGCTCTGGAGACCTGCTCAATCGAATGATCGACAGGGTGGCCGAACTACGGATTGGCACCAAGTTCCATTTCACAGGATTCCTAAAAGGCAAAGAGGTGGACCAAATGTTTGCCATCAGTGATGTCTATGTCATGCCATCCGTATCTGAACCATTTGGAATTTCACCTTTAGAAGCAGTCCGGCACAACACCCCCGTTATCATTTCAAAACAATCGGGCGTTGCAGAAGTATTGACCAATGCCATTAAGATCGACTTCTGGGACATTGATGCGATGGCAGATGCCATATTCGCTTTATTGCATTACCAAGGGATCTCCAATATGTTCCGCAGCTGTGGTACAGAAGAGCTCAAAAAAATGAAATGGGAACACGTTGCTGAAAAAATCTTCGCCCTTTATGATCAAACCTTAACCGTAACCAATCCATGA
- a CDS encoding glycoside hydrolase family 57 protein → MRTICFYFQVHQPYRLKPYRFFDIGEDHYYWDDFANRSIMRKVAEKCYLPMNQLLLELIHKYDGKFKVSFSLSGVFMDQMEEYAPEVLESFQKLVATGHAELLNETYAHALAALKSKEEFHDMVRKQQDKIKKLFNGYTPKVFRNTELIYSDTIGEMVAELGYEAILTEGAKHILGWKSPNYVYCNAIEPKLKVLLKNFRLSDDIAFRFGEKAWADWPLTTDKFVNWINQIPQEEEVINLFMDYETFGEHQWAESGIFEFMRHLPEAVLSQSNFTFSTPSEVVKEAPPVGKIHVPVPISWADEERDLTAWLGNDLQDEAFDRLYELEHMVKKSKDPEIQKDWKYLQTSDHFYYMCTKFFSDGDIHAYFSPYESPYEAFINYMNVLSDFMLRLKKEQEAPITEE, encoded by the coding sequence ATGAGAACCATTTGCTTTTACTTTCAGGTACACCAACCGTACAGATTAAAACCCTATCGCTTTTTTGACATCGGCGAAGACCATTACTACTGGGATGATTTTGCCAACAGAAGCATCATGCGCAAGGTGGCAGAAAAATGCTACCTCCCCATGAACCAGCTTTTATTAGAGCTCATCCATAAGTATGATGGAAAATTCAAAGTGAGTTTTTCCCTCTCTGGTGTATTTATGGACCAGATGGAAGAATATGCTCCTGAAGTGCTTGAAAGTTTCCAGAAACTCGTGGCCACTGGTCATGCCGAGCTGCTTAACGAGACTTATGCCCACGCCTTGGCGGCTTTAAAAAGCAAAGAGGAATTTCACGATATGGTCCGTAAACAACAGGACAAAATAAAAAAGCTCTTTAATGGTTACACGCCAAAAGTCTTCAGAAATACAGAGTTAATTTACTCCGACACCATTGGTGAAATGGTTGCCGAATTGGGCTATGAAGCCATCCTTACCGAAGGAGCCAAGCACATCCTTGGCTGGAAAAGCCCTAACTATGTCTATTGCAATGCCATTGAGCCCAAATTAAAAGTACTACTTAAGAACTTCCGCTTGAGTGACGATATTGCTTTCCGATTTGGAGAAAAAGCCTGGGCAGATTGGCCATTGACAACTGACAAGTTTGTCAATTGGATCAACCAAATACCGCAAGAGGAAGAGGTAATCAACCTCTTTATGGATTATGAAACTTTTGGGGAACATCAATGGGCAGAAAGCGGCATTTTTGAATTTATGCGTCATTTGCCAGAAGCGGTACTTTCTCAATCCAACTTCACTTTTTCTACTCCTTCAGAGGTGGTAAAAGAGGCCCCTCCAGTTGGAAAAATCCATGTACCCGTACCAATTTCTTGGGCAGATGAAGAGCGAGACCTCACAGCTTGGCTTGGAAATGATCTGCAAGATGAAGCATTTGACAGGCTTTACGAACTGGAACATATGGTAAAAAAATCTAAGGATCCTGAAATACAAAAGGACTGGAAATACCTTCAAACCAGTGACCATTTCTATTATATGTGTACCAAATTCTTCTCTGACGGAGATATACACGCTTATTTCAGTCCTTACGAAAGTCCTTATGAGGCATTTATTAACTACATGAATGTATTGAGCGATTTTATGCTGAGACTGAAAAAAGAACAGGAAGCACCTATTACAGAAGAATAA
- the clpB gene encoding ATP-dependent chaperone ClpB — MDFKQFTIKSQEAVQKAAELCMAEQQQAIEPAHLLKGILSEDESVVDFVFKKLGVNQKMVTQKLEEIISSYPKVSGQQPYLSNAGNQVLAKAKDYLKTFGDEFVAIEHLLLGILSTGDKTSQLLKDQGVTEKALIEAIKELRQGNKVTDQNAEAKYRSLEKYSKNLNELAKKGKIDPVIGRDEEIRRVLQILARRTKNNPILLGEPGVGKTAIVEGLAQRIVSGDVPENLKSKTLISLDMGLLVAGAKYKGEFEERLKAVIKEVTDSDGQIILFIDEIHTLIGAGGGGEGAMDAANLLKPALARGELHAIGATTLKEYQKYVEKDKALERRFQAVMVDEPDTADAISILRGIKDKYELHHGVRIKDDAVISAVELSQRYISDRFLPDKAIDLMDEAAAKLRMEIDSLPQELDELNRRIMQLEIEREAIRREKNKDKETVLSKEIAELSEKRQSVKAKWESEKAVITGIRREKENIDKFKLEADQAERAGDFGKVAEIRYGKITDSEKKLESFNQQLHDMQKGSPLLKEEVDAEDVAAVVAKWTGIPLSRMLESEREKLLHLEDELSKRIAGQKEAIAALSDAVRRSRAGLQDPKRPIGSFIFMGTTGVGKTELAKALAEYLFNDENAMVRIDMSEYQERHAVSRLVGAPPGYVGYDEGGQLTEAVRRKPYSVILLDEIEKAHPDVFNILLQVLDDGRLTDNKGRLANFKNTIIILTTNIGSTLIQERFSGMEEWNKDQVIDETKAEVFELLKKSVRPEFLNRIDETIMFEPLNREITRKIVDIQWKEIQQRLADAGIEIDATREVLDYLGEVGFDPQFGARPLKRTMQRLVLNELSKEILSGYIKNDSAVLVDLDADKQVYFKNVENVEIE; from the coding sequence ATGGATTTCAAGCAATTTACCATCAAATCACAAGAGGCTGTCCAAAAGGCAGCAGAGCTGTGTATGGCTGAGCAACAGCAAGCCATTGAACCGGCTCATTTGTTAAAGGGTATCCTATCTGAGGATGAGAGTGTGGTGGATTTCGTTTTCAAAAAGCTAGGTGTAAACCAAAAAATGGTGACCCAGAAATTGGAAGAAATCATCAGTTCCTATCCAAAGGTCAGTGGACAGCAGCCCTATCTCTCCAATGCAGGCAATCAGGTATTGGCCAAAGCAAAGGACTACTTGAAAACTTTTGGAGATGAGTTTGTCGCTATTGAACATTTGCTTTTAGGGATACTATCTACAGGGGATAAGACCAGCCAGTTGCTCAAAGACCAAGGAGTGACAGAAAAGGCACTTATTGAAGCAATTAAAGAATTGAGACAAGGAAATAAAGTGACCGATCAAAACGCTGAGGCCAAATACAGATCCTTGGAGAAGTATTCCAAAAATCTAAATGAACTGGCCAAAAAGGGAAAAATAGACCCTGTAATTGGTAGGGATGAGGAGATCAGGCGTGTACTTCAGATTTTGGCCAGAAGAACCAAAAACAACCCGATCCTATTGGGAGAACCTGGCGTGGGTAAAACTGCGATTGTAGAAGGTCTGGCACAAAGGATTGTTAGTGGAGACGTTCCTGAGAATCTAAAATCAAAGACCCTTATTTCTCTTGATATGGGTTTATTGGTTGCGGGTGCCAAATATAAGGGTGAGTTTGAGGAAAGACTCAAGGCTGTCATCAAAGAGGTAACTGATTCAGATGGTCAGATAATCCTTTTCATAGATGAGATTCATACCTTGATAGGGGCTGGTGGAGGTGGTGAAGGAGCCATGGATGCTGCCAACCTATTGAAACCAGCCTTGGCACGGGGAGAACTGCATGCCATCGGTGCTACTACTTTGAAAGAGTACCAGAAGTATGTAGAGAAAGATAAGGCCTTGGAGAGAAGGTTCCAAGCTGTAATGGTGGATGAACCTGATACCGCTGATGCCATTTCCATCCTAAGGGGGATTAAGGATAAGTATGAGCTGCACCATGGTGTACGTATTAAGGATGATGCGGTGATCTCTGCTGTAGAGTTATCCCAACGTTATATTTCAGACCGCTTTTTGCCAGATAAAGCCATTGACTTGATGGATGAGGCTGCGGCAAAACTAAGGATGGAAATTGATTCTCTTCCCCAAGAATTGGATGAGCTGAATCGTAGGATCATGCAATTGGAGATAGAGCGTGAAGCGATCAGAAGGGAAAAAAATAAGGATAAGGAAACTGTTCTGAGCAAGGAGATTGCAGAGCTTTCTGAAAAGAGACAATCGGTGAAAGCCAAATGGGAAAGTGAAAAGGCTGTGATTACTGGAATCCGTAGAGAAAAAGAGAATATTGATAAGTTCAAGTTAGAGGCGGACCAAGCCGAACGTGCCGGGGATTTTGGTAAAGTAGCAGAGATACGCTATGGTAAGATCACGGATAGTGAGAAAAAGCTAGAATCCTTTAATCAGCAATTGCATGATATGCAGAAAGGTTCTCCATTGCTGAAAGAAGAAGTGGATGCGGAGGATGTTGCAGCGGTAGTGGCTAAATGGACAGGGATTCCATTGTCCAGAATGTTGGAAAGTGAAAGGGAGAAATTACTTCATTTGGAAGATGAGTTGAGCAAGAGGATAGCAGGGCAAAAAGAGGCAATAGCAGCCTTGTCGGATGCGGTTAGAAGAAGCCGCGCAGGGCTTCAGGATCCCAAACGCCCAATAGGCTCCTTTATCTTTATGGGGACTACCGGTGTGGGTAAGACAGAGCTGGCGAAAGCCTTGGCAGAATACCTCTTCAATGACGAAAATGCCATGGTGAGAATCGATATGTCCGAGTACCAAGAAAGACATGCGGTCAGTAGGTTGGTGGGGGCACCTCCAGGCTATGTGGGTTATGATGAAGGAGGGCAGTTGACAGAAGCAGTGAGGAGAAAGCCCTACTCTGTAATCCTTCTAGATGAGATAGAAAAGGCCCATCCTGATGTATTCAATATATTGCTTCAGGTATTGGATGATGGAAGGTTGACCGATAATAAAGGAAGGTTAGCTAATTTCAAAAACACCATTATCATCTTGACCACTAATATTGGATCTACACTGATACAAGAACGTTTTTCTGGAATGGAAGAATGGAATAAAGATCAGGTCATTGATGAAACCAAGGCAGAAGTGTTTGAGCTGTTGAAGAAATCGGTAAGGCCTGAGTTTTTGAACAGGATTGATGAAACGATCATGTTTGAGCCATTGAACAGGGAAATAACCCGTAAGATCGTGGATATCCAGTGGAAGGAAATCCAGCAAAGGTTGGCAGATGCAGGAATTGAGATAGATGCGACCAGAGAGGTTTTGGATTACTTGGGTGAAGTTGGTTTTGATCCCCAATTTGGCGCAAGGCCTTTGAAGAGAACCATGCAGCGATTGGTGCTTAATGAGCTGTCCAAGGAAATACTAAGCGGTTATATCAAAAATGATTCTGCTGTTTTGGTTGATCTGGATGCTGACAAGCAGGTTTACTTTAAAAATGTAGAAAATGTTGAGATAGAATAA
- the rlmN gene encoding 23S rRNA (adenine(2503)-C(2))-methyltransferase RlmN, producing MNKGDKKDIRQLSLEELQEFFLSVGDKKFRAKQVYEWLWNKSLKNFDDMTNISLTTREMLKENFTINHVKVDLMQHSNDGTIKNAVKLFDDKIVESVLIPTSKRITACVSSQVGCSLDCNFCATARLKRMRNLNPDEIYDQVVAIKEEADTYFQRPLTNIVFMGMGEPLLNYANVIEAIDKITSPEGLGMAPRRITLSTVGIPKMIKKMADDEVKFNLAISLHSAINETRSRLMPINDKSPLEDLAEALKYWYHKTKSKVTYEYVIWDGVNDDEEHARALAKFCKYIPSKVNIIQYNPIDEGEFRQASQEAVDMYVHILESQGIVAKVRKSRGQDIDAACGQLANKNEVASI from the coding sequence ATGAACAAGGGTGATAAAAAGGATATTAGGCAATTAAGCCTGGAGGAACTTCAGGAATTTTTCCTATCTGTTGGGGACAAAAAATTCAGGGCCAAGCAGGTTTATGAATGGCTTTGGAATAAATCATTGAAAAATTTCGATGATATGACCAATATCTCCCTTACCACCCGGGAAATGCTGAAAGAAAACTTTACGATCAACCATGTAAAGGTTGACCTGATGCAGCATTCTAATGATGGGACCATCAAAAATGCTGTCAAATTATTTGATGATAAGATCGTTGAGTCTGTACTCATTCCTACTAGCAAAAGGATCACTGCCTGCGTTTCTTCACAAGTAGGCTGTAGCTTGGACTGTAATTTCTGCGCAACAGCAAGGCTAAAACGCATGAGAAACCTTAATCCTGATGAAATTTATGATCAGGTAGTAGCAATCAAAGAAGAAGCAGACACCTATTTCCAGCGTCCACTTACCAATATTGTTTTTATGGGCATGGGAGAACCTTTGCTGAACTATGCCAATGTGATTGAAGCTATAGACAAGATCACTTCTCCTGAAGGGTTGGGGATGGCACCTAGAAGAATTACACTATCTACTGTGGGCATCCCTAAGATGATCAAAAAAATGGCTGATGACGAGGTAAAGTTCAACCTGGCCATTTCTTTACACTCCGCTATCAATGAAACCCGAAGCAGATTAATGCCCATCAATGACAAGAGCCCCTTGGAAGATCTGGCTGAGGCATTGAAATATTGGTATCATAAAACAAAAAGTAAGGTCACTTATGAGTATGTGATCTGGGATGGTGTCAACGATGACGAAGAGCATGCAAGGGCTTTGGCAAAATTTTGCAAGTACATCCCTTCCAAAGTAAATATCATTCAGTATAACCCCATTGATGAAGGCGAATTCCGCCAAGCTTCACAGGAAGCAGTAGACATGTATGTACACATCTTGGAATCCCAAGGCATTGTGGCCAAAGTCAGAAAATCAAGAGGTCAGGATATCGATGCTGCTTGTGGTCAGTTGGCCAATAAAAATGAAGTAGCCAGTATTTAA